One Danio rerio strain Tuebingen ecotype United States chromosome 7, GRCz12tu, whole genome shotgun sequence genomic window, cgtctgtagcagggtggggcgctgtagtccgtttatagcctaatgttagcttttcaagtcttgcgtttgcatttaagatcaaaaagtgctcaaagttgtattttcgtgtgacaattatccggctgaacaaaacgtgtaagtgtaatgaaccgtgtttgaacacagagcttactattcgcaatcttcgaaaaccctatgggaaaatccaatagggattttcacgagggaaccagttttatgctagcagccgattagcctacaaagtgacgtcatacttcctccactctattcaccttattctcagctgtcgagctgtcaatctttttgtctcgcgacttccggtcacattcacttccattcattttttgacgttaacaactgctcgttacgctgcttgatgttgcaatttaatattttcttattatattatgctacttggtctgtttagtcatgcaaacatttgtttgttgagcaagtagtttggccattttctgccgtttattattcctagtcatttctcccataggcgactgaatcggaagttctaagacaatcgtgaaaacaggcgcacttccgcattttagaataaggtcaatatagagCAAAAAACAGGTGGTGGTGTCTTGGTCTACTGGTTAGCATGCTGTGTTACTGCGCCgctgacctgagttcgattctcagcaagatatttttattttttttgcatttttagtgttaagacaaaTAATagtgtttgggttacttatgtaggggtacatttgtgtgtgtgtgtgtgtgtgtgtgtgatgctgacGACCGTTACAAAgaactggatatctataaagaattaatgttctcatatttatgaaaaacatttgaagttctaaagcagctgtgtccttgaaaaaaaacgtgttagtgtcattagaaactgaattggaaataacgttattttaatatagtcagtcgttgATTGagatgggccggtctaaggcttgaaactccagagctaaaaaggagtcccactccggccctgagcctaatgttagcttttctagtcttgcgtttgcatttaaaatcaaaaagtgctcaaagttgtattttcgtgtgacaattatccggctgaacaaaacgtgtaagtgtaatgaaccgtGTTAGAACACAGAGCTTACtattcgcaatcttcgaaaaccctATAGGAAAATCcaatagggattttcacgagggaaccagttttatgctagcagccgattagcctacaaagtgacgtcatagttcctccactctatagtcGCATTAACTGTTCACCGGAAGTTTGTCAGTatgctgtgcatataccccataaaGCACTAAACAGGATCTTTGAGCACGTGAGAACAGGCAAGAGAgggttaattcattcattgtcaTGACTCTGAGCTCTCTTCCAGCTCAAATGAAAGTGCAGGAGGGGAAACAAAGTAGACGAGTAGAGACTTTCACTCTTATTTTGAGTCTCGCCCTATAAATCTGTCCCCTTTCTTTCCTTCCTCTGTCTGCTCGCCTTTCTTTCTGTCCCGTTGGCACTAATCCTGTCTGCTATTCATGGCCAAGCTGCTCGCGAGAATGGCCATCAATGCGGATTCCTTCATGAAGCGCgtgaaggggtgaataattccTTTGACACCTCCGAGAGATCCAGACAGCGGGATTACCAGAGGAATAAACCCCGCTTCCTCTTTAAAGTGGCGGCGGGGCGCGGTGAAGTGTAACCAGCTGAGGACCAGGCGGACACGCGCTCGTTCGCGCGGGAATTGCACCTTTGATTGAAAACTGATGGATGTCAATAAGGTGTTCAAAACGTGATGCATGTTACAAGCTAGAGACAGTTTTGGtgttaaaatatttcaaacaacGAAATATTAGTTGAACTTGACTGAAGGCAAGCTTAATAATAATCAGGCTCGTAGCAGCCTGGTGAAAGAGCaaggttttattttcatttaggctactatttaattatgagattgaaattagcattttagtgacattaagcaatattttagctgaaatatacTGTcgaatggtcatcataaccaaaaAAATAGTAGCTACATTTGAAAACTCATGGATAACTACAATAACTACCTTTTCATTgctcatttattttgtttcaagaataaggtcaaaaATTCAGAAtcaaagttacttgtaaaatattttctctatttaaaaacaatacagtagcgaaatATGACGTCACTtacatcagattgtatgttttcttgcacagctggatgttggactcatgaaaaataattgtgtgcattggccaaaactgatcaGCTCAACAGCTAACAGATGATTCCACTTGGTCTTACAGCGCTTGTCAATGGGTTATTTTTACCATCTATGATGGCATTAAAAGGACCCATGTATGGAACAGATTCTGGACCTTTTTCAGTGAGACCcagtctttcgaaccacccgaaccagAAACACCCCCCACCCCACCCGATCAGGCCTTGatttttagtcatttaattaagacagtaaatcagtaacactttacaataagagtACATGAATATTGAtctcttaatatataaaataaacattagtttattatgaattaatgatgagttaaagtatgcactaatcatgaattaactttaactacaacatgagttcatgtgtgaatgacggctaccttaattacttgctagtacatgattgtttgctAGTTGATGTATTAGTTACCACATTAgcttatgcttaatttaaccatgatgAACTCACGATATGTAGATGTATAtttatgttgtgactttacttggaggggcacatcatcactaacccattcttaactactcatgaactccttatgcacgtccaactagtgagtttacactgaataacaacagaaaagtgttccgtcaacatcaacatgaacaggagttcatgagtagtcaAGGATCagttaatagtgatgtgcccctccaagtaaagtcatgacataactatacattaaaagctcatgagttcatgttggttacatttagcttaaatgtaaacgttaattaatacattaattaacaacatgcactaacaagtaattaaggtagtcgttatttacatatgaactcatgtgactcatgttgtagttaaagttaattcatgattagtgcatatcttaactcatcattaattcataataaagtaatgtttagtttacatattaatagatcattattcatgtactgttattgtaaagtgttaccgtaagATCTGACTTTACTGATTTAAAAGACTTGTCAATtaccagaaataatgtacagtatagaatataaagtcatggtgcaattggaaaaagaatgaatattgtgtatgaatcCCATGAgattggaggactgcattcatacatctctgcaatgactcaaatcactgaatAAAAAAGTCATcttgaatggcaaagaaagcgttcttgcaggactcccagagttcatcaagattatgtggattcatcttcaatgcctcctccatcttaccccagacatgctcaataatgttcatgtctggtgattgggctggccaatcctggagcaccttgaccttctttgctttcaggaacttttatgtggaggctaaagtatgagaaggagcgctatcctgctgaagaatgtggtttgtaatgtaatgggcagaacaaatgtcttgatacctcaggctgttgatgttgccatccactctgcagatctctcgcacgcccccacactgaatgtaaccccaaaccatgactttttcttCACCGAACTTGGctgatttctgtgagagtcttgggtccatgcgggttccaggtcttctgcagtatttgtgataattgggatgcagtttatcAGACAAATtgaccttctgtcacttttccaaatgataaactagaagttattatttgttgctcgtaAATCTAGGATcaataacaagacttttgtcaggtagtgtaaactgTACAGATAAGtaaaatggtgctgtaaatgtaagtaCAGTaagttttgctgtaattgatttacagtaagttagtGATGAACTGCTGCCAGAAAGTAACTGTAGATCCTATAGGAAAGTGTTAACAGTGTCCATATATTTGTCATTCACATTTAGcacagtgtgaaaaaaaaaacaaaaaaaaaacgtatattCATTGTTTTCTATTTATGTGGCTATTTAAAGCTTTCCAATTCATTTATATTGCCATCTAGTGAGTTGTCTTATCCTCTTTATAAGCTTCGAAGTGGAATCACAGTCTCTAAAGCACAATGTTTACTGCATTTTTTAATAGTGTCCACTTAAGTCAGACTTTTTAAGGTCTCATCTAATCTCCAGGAGCCCATGAAAGGAGATACCAAGATAACTGCTATCACATCTACTTTAGTTTAACATTCAAAATAGCTGCTATCACTTTTGTCAACAATTAGTACAGGAACATTTTACTGCCACTGTTGCTTTAAATAGATTGTTcacccccaaaaataaaaaaatatatatcatttattaattttaaacctagataatttgaagaatattCAAAGGTAttttgatattttgaagaatgcactCATTAACTTCTATGGGAAGAcaattactatggaagtgaatTGGTGCCagtaaccagcattcttcaattaTCTTTcgtagtgttcaacagaaaaaatgaaACTCGAATTGGTTTTGAAAAAGTTAAGGGCGATTCATAATTTAagatattgcagaatattttaCCTATATTACTAATCCAAGTATTACTAATCCAAATTTACCTTTTTATATACActtaacggccactttattaggtacacgtgcaactgctcattaatgcaaatttctaatcagccaatcacatggcagcaactcagtgcatttaggcatgtagacgtggtcaagacaatctgctacagttcaaagcgagcatcagaatggaaaaaaaggtgatttaagtgacttagaACATGGCATGATTGTTTGTGCCAGAAGAGCTGGTCtaggtatttcagaaactgctgatctactgggattttcacacacaaccatccctagagtttacagagaatggtctgaaaaggagaaaatttccagtgagcggcagttctgtgggtacaaatgccttgttgatgccagaggtcagaggagaatggccagactggttagaactgatagaaaggcaacagaaactgaaataaccactcattacaactgaggtatgcagaagagcatctctgaatgcacaacacgtccaaccttaaggcggatgagctacagaagcagaagaccacaccgggtggcagttctgtcagctaagaacaggaaactgaggctacaattcacacaggctcgccaaaattggacaatagaagattggaaaaacgttgcctggtctgaggagtcttgatttctgctgcaacattcggatggtagggtcagaatttcccgtcaacaacatgaaagcatgaattcatccggccttgtatcaatggtttaggctggtggtggtggtgtaatggtgtgggagatattttcttggcacactttgggcccattagtactaattgagcatcgtgtcaacaccacaacctacctgagtgttgctgctgaccatgtccatccctttatgaccacagtgtactcatcttatgatggctatttccagcaggataacacaccatgtcataaagcatgaatcatctcagactggtttcttgaacatgacaatgagttcactgttctcaaatagcctccacagtcaccagatctcaatccaatagagcgcctttgggatgtggtggaaggggagattcgcATTAAGGaagtgcagccgacaaatctgcaggaactgtgtgatgccatcatgtcaatatgcgccaaaatctctgaggaatatttccagtaccttgttgaatcacgaaagattaaggcagttctaaaggcaaaatgggtccaacctggtactagtgtacctaataaagtggccggagagtgtATATTTACAGTGGGAAACTTACAAAATGATCTTTAAGTAATATTGCattgatttttggcataaaagaattATCTATAATTTTGAGCCATGCAATGTGTTTTTGGCTATTTCCAAAAATATAAGTGTGGTTTACATATAGTTAAAtaggacatttacaaaatatcttaacGTAACTCGATCTTTAATGTTGTAATGATTATTGGCATAAAAGACAAATCAACCCATTTTGACCCAATTGGCAAAAATAAACCTGTGGTTTGGTCACTTAGGACCACATATATCCATTTAGCAGACTTTTGCCAACAAGAAACATAAACAATCTGTCATAAGAGCCAACAATGCTCACCTGACACGATGCCAAATTTAAAGTACATGACAGATCATGGACTCATCCGCTATCTGtggcatatttttaaaagcgtggCCTCCAGAAGCAACCCATCCTATCAATCTGAAAAGAGCGTAATCTGCCGACGCTATCAGCTCCTGCTTTCTAAATGCACTCGACAGACGAGCGACGGCACCACGTGACCGGTGTGAAGTGGCCGCGGCGAGGCCTTATCTCTGAAGGAGAAAGGCATGGCTGGGAGCAGTGATGGCACCTTCGCTCTCCGGCCAGAGCTGTAACATGAAAACGGCCGTCCTCGCTGGCAGCAGAGCTAAAGTGGAGCTATTTCAGGTGCTGTACTTCAATCGGCCGGCACGCAGAGACATGACAGAATGGACGCTGCTGAAGCGGCTGCTGGACGCCGTGCACCAGCACTCCACCATGATCGGACGCCTCTGGCTCACAATAATGGTGATTTTCAGATTGCTGATCGTCGCAGTGGCGACCGAAGACGTCTACACTGATGAGCAGGAGATGTTCGTGTGCAATACTCTCCAACCGGGATGTCCGAACGTCTGCTATGATGCATTCGCGCCAATATCGCAACCACGTTTTTGGGTCTTCCAGATCATCACGGTCTCCACGCCGTCGCTTTGTTTTATTATCTACACCTGGCACAACTTGTCCAAACAACCCGAAGGTGAGCAGATAAAGGAAGCGCTTGAGAGGAGCTGCGACTCGGAGAGTTGCTCCATTAAATCGCATAAACACATAAATCCAAGCCTTGAAGGAGTCACCAACCAGAAACCATCGCAAGCATCGAAAACCTCTTCGGGAGTCCTTTCGAAGTATTACATCTTCCACGTTTGCTTTCGTACCATTCTGGAAGTGGCCTTTGTAGTGGCCCAGTGGCTGCTTTTCGGCTTCCGCGTCCCAGCTCATTTCGTTTGCACGTCTTCCCCTTGCATGCAAAGCGTCGACTGCTACGTTTCTCGTCCCACGGAGAAAACCGTTTTTCTTATCTTTATGTTCTGCGTTGGAGTTTTCTGCATCTTCTTGAACTTCTTAGAGCTCAATCATTTGGCTTGGAAGATGATCAAGAGGTCTGTGCTGGTCAAGGACGGATCCTGGAATGGATACGGCGCTATAAACCAAGACTCGCAGTCGATCGCTTCTTTGACGTTTCGAGATGTTACCAGCACTACATCACTACCGACTCTTGATCTAGTTGTGGATCACCAACCTGACTGGACATGCGCTGCAAACTGCTCGACAAAGAAGGACAATAGAGGAACACAGAGTAAACCCAAGACAAACAGAAAAGCAAAACAGAGGAGCACTGAGGTTTGGATATAAAAGTCAATCCAGGACAATTTCCAGAGTCTTAAATTTGATGTTCACCCAATAAAAACGAACGTTTACTCATAATTCGTTGTGTTTCTactttttgttgaacacaaaagaagatgttttgaaggaaGATTGTTGACtacgctgaaaaaaaaaatgattcaatggATTTACtcgttttttttaaggtaagtggttgcaaacagtttatatgggctTATAAGTTTGCATATAAAAGTTAACTACAGacaattaaagttttaaattggATGCTAGTACATGAAAAGAGTGTAACTCAATAAAAATGAACGTTTACTCACCATTTATGGAGTTTCTTTCTAttgttgaacacaacagaagatatcCAGAAGCATGATGGGTAGCCACAGACATCCATTggattaataaaaatactttgtaGGTAAATAACCATGTTACCATCCAACtactttaatgcacattttggacTACAGCATATAAAAGCTTAAATAAAAAGTAGATATGTGCATAAATGTAGAAAATTTACATACAAACCAGTATTGTATGATAAACTTCTCATCAGATaagacaaaatgtgcatgaattATGATGGAAAGTAAATCGCTTCTTTAATGTTTAGAGATGTCACCGGCACTACATCACTACCGTCTCTTGATCTAGTTGTGGATCACCAACAGGACTGGATGTGCACTGCGAATTACCCAACAAAGAAGGACAATAGGGgaacacacactctcagaaataatagtacaagagctgtcactgggatggtacctttttaaaaggtacatatttgtacttaaagagtATATGTTGaaacctcaaaagtatatattacctaaaaattttaagaggtacacttttgtactttttaagtactaatatttacccttgaggtattaataaagacccttaaagtaaaaatattcaccttttgaaaaggtaccatcagtgacagctcttgtacagTCGCTCAAGAGTCAACCAAAGACAAACAGAGAATCTAAACAGAAGAGCACTGAGGTTTAAATATAAGAGTCAATCACGGACAATTTCCAGTCTTAAATTTGATGTTCACCCgatgaaaatgaacatttacatCCATAGTgggaataataaaaatacaatgagAGTTAATAAacatccatccacctgttttcATCCACATTTTGGACTATACCATAAAAAATGCTTCATGGAAATGTACAAATCTGcacaaaatgagcattaaaaatcAGTGTAGTAGGAtaaacattttgttaaataagacaaaatgtgcatgaattATGATTGAACGTCAATCGCTTCTTTAACTTTAAGAAATCAGCAATACATCTAAGTTTTAAAGAGTCTTAAATTTGATGCTAGGTAGTGAAAAGAttgaaaaatttacttttttctcATCATTTGTTGAGTTTATTCTAACTGTTGAACTaaaaataatttgaagaatgatagtaactggtagccattgacatccatagtacagtaggaataaaaaaatactatgggaGTAAATAACCATGTTTCCATACACTTATTTTAATCCAAATTTTGGACTACAGCATTAAAAAAGCTTAACGCAAATGTAAGTATGTGCATAAATTTAGTAAATTTGCATAAAACCAGTGTAGTAGGATAACAAATCAGTTATAACAAATCAGACAAAATGTTCATGAATTATGATGGAAAGTAAATCGCTTCTTTGAAGTTTAGAGATGTCAACGGCACTACATCGCTACCGACTCTTGATCTAGTTGTGGATCACCAACCGGACTGGATGTGCACTGTGAATTACCCAACAAAGAAGGACAAAAGAGGAACACAGAGTAAACCGAAGACAAATAGAAAAGCAAAACAGAGGAGCACTGAAGTTTGGATATAAAAGTCAATCCAGGACAATTTCCAGAGTCGTAAATTTGATGTTCACCTTATAAAAATAAACGTTTACTCATTATTTCTTAAGTTTCTTCtttttgttgaatgttaaaaagatgttttgaaagatGAGAGTTGACTGCACTGAAAAATAAAGATAATCCAATGGATTTACGATTTTtgttaaggtaagtggttgcaaacagtttatggGCTGATATAAAAGTCAATTACAGACAATTTCGAGAATcttaaatttgatgttatttagTGAGCAGATTGTTCAGCCAATTAAAATGACTCTATAGGTCATATCCAGTCTGGCATCTCTAAACTTCAAAGTAGCGATTGACTTTCCATCGTGATTCATGCACATTTTCTCTTATTTGGTAAAACGTTCATCCTACTACACTGGTTTTTATGCAGATTTACAAAATTTCTGCATATtcttacattaattttttttttatgctgtagtttaaaatacatattacaaTAGTTGAAAGGAAACATGGCTATTTACTCCCGTAGTATTTTATTattcctactatagatgtcaatggctaccagttactattattcttccaaatatcttctttagtgttcaacaataAGAAGAAACTCAATAACTGATGAgtaaacattcaataaaaataCTTCGGGAGTAATAAccatgtttccatccaactattttaatgcgcattttggactacagcataaaaaaaaattaatgtaagaATATGCAGAAATTTTGTAAATCTGCATAAAAACCAGTGTAGTAGGATGCAAATATGCAATAATTTGCAAATATGTGCATAAACTCTGAAAATGTCCATTAAAAACCAGCGTagtaggataaacgttttattaGATCAAGAAAAAGGTGCATGAATTACGCACCTGGAAAGACAATCGCTTCTTTGACTTAGAGATGTAACCAGCTCTACATCTCAAGAgtcttacatttttatttatttatttattcttatagatttatttttggccctTTTGCCTTTATTGAGAAAATAGGACAGTATTAGACAGGAAACGAagtggaagagagagagagggggtagggtcgggaaatgtcctcgagccgggatttgaactcgggatgccctgaagtgctactgTACCATATGTCAACGAGCTAACCACTAGGCCATTGCGCTGACAACAGTCTTAAATTTGATGCTAGGTAGTGAAAAGGTTGAaaaattaatgtttacatttgttgaGTTTCTTCTTtttgttgaacaccaaagaagatatttggaaga contains:
- the gjd6 gene encoding gap junction protein delta 6: MAPSLSGQSCNMKTAVLAGSRAKVELFQVLYFNRPARRDMTEWTLLKRLLDAVHQHSTMIGRLWLTIMVIFRLLIVAVATEDVYTDEQEMFVCNTLQPGCPNVCYDAFAPISQPRFWVFQIITVSTPSLCFIIYTWHNLSKQPEGEQIKEALERSCDSESCSIKSHKHINPSLEGVTNQKPSQASKTSSGVLSKYYIFHVCFRTILEVAFVVAQWLLFGFRVPAHFVCTSSPCMQSVDCYVSRPTEKTVFLIFMFCVGVFCIFLNFLELNHLAWKMIKRSVLVKDGSWNGYGAINQDSQSIASLTFRDVTSTTSLPTLDLVVDHQPDWTCAANCSTKKDNRGTQSKPKTNRKAKQRSTEVWI